Proteins encoded together in one Neisseria lactamica window:
- a CDS encoding lactate permease LctP family transporter, with protein sequence METWIQNYTAIGGSLYLTAAAALLPIVFFFAALTVLKLKGYQAGLYTLLIALAVAVFGFGMPAGMAVSSALYGFAYGLWPIAWIIVTAVFLYKITVKTGQFDIIRASVISITEDQRLQMLLVGFSFGAFLEGAAGFGAPVAITAALLVGLGFNPLYAAGLCLIANTAPVAFGAMGIPVLVAGQVSNLDPYHIGQVAGRQLPILSVIVPFWLVAMMDGMRGIRQTWPAVLVAGVSFATTQFITANFIGPELPDVTSALVSLICLSAFLKKWQPEEIFTFNGMKKPSERKAGEYTAGQIIKAWSPFAILTVFVSVWTIKGVKEALGVATVKFDWPMLHNLVQKAAPIVSEPTPYAAVFKIDFLGAVGTAILFASIVSAALLKMKPSEAVGTFFETLKELRLSILSIGLVLGFAFVANYSGLSSTLALVLAATGAVFPFFSPFLGWLGVFLTGSDTSANALFGSLQASTAHQIGVTPELTVAANTTGGVTGKMISPQSIAIACAAVGLEGKESNLFRFTVKHSLIFCSFVGFLTLLQAYVLPWTLIFFNK encoded by the coding sequence ATGGAAACTTGGATTCAAAACTACACGGCGATAGGAGGCAGCCTGTATCTGACTGCCGCCGCCGCACTCTTACCCATCGTCTTTTTCTTTGCCGCGCTGACCGTCCTGAAGCTCAAAGGCTATCAGGCGGGGCTTTATACGCTGCTGATTGCGCTTGCCGTTGCCGTATTCGGCTTCGGGATGCCGGCGGGTATGGCGGTTTCTTCCGCGCTGTACGGCTTCGCTTACGGCTTGTGGCCGATTGCCTGGATTATCGTTACCGCCGTGTTCTTATATAAAATTACCGTAAAAACAGGGCAGTTCGATATTATCCGCGCCTCTGTTATTTCAATTACAGAAGACCAACGCCTGCAAATGCTGCTAGTCGGCTTCTCCTTCGGCGCATTCCTCGAAGGCGCGGCAGGCTTCGGCGCGCCGGTGGCGATTACCGCCGCTTTGCTGGTGGGCTTGGGCTTCAATCCGCTCTACGCCGCAGGTTTGTGTTTGATTGCCAACACCGCGCCCGTGGCTTTCGGCGCGATGGGCATTCCGGTTTTGGTTGCCGGACAAGTGTCCAACCTCGATCCTTACCACATCGGTCAGGTCGCCGGCCGCCAACTTCCTATCCTGTCAGTCATCGTACCCTTCTGGCTGGTTGCCATGATGGACGGTATGCGCGGCATACGCCAAACTTGGCCTGCCGTTCTGGTTGCCGGCGTATCCTTTGCCACAACCCAATTCATTACCGCCAACTTCATCGGCCCCGAGTTGCCTGACGTTACCTCCGCATTGGTCAGCCTGATCTGCCTGTCTGCTTTCCTGAAAAAATGGCAACCTGAAGAAATCTTCACGTTCAACGGTATGAAAAAACCGTCCGAACGCAAAGCGGGCGAATACACGGCAGGACAAATCATCAAAGCCTGGTCGCCTTTTGCCATCCTGACCGTTTTCGTCAGCGTGTGGACGATTAAAGGCGTTAAAGAGGCTTTGGGCGTTGCCACCGTCAAATTCGACTGGCCGATGCTGCACAACTTGGTACAAAAAGCCGCGCCCATCGTCAGCGAACCGACCCCATACGCCGCCGTGTTCAAAATCGACTTCCTCGGCGCAGTCGGTACGGCAATCCTGTTTGCTTCCATCGTTTCTGCCGCTTTACTGAAAATGAAACCTTCCGAAGCCGTCGGCACGTTCTTTGAAACGCTCAAAGAACTGCGTCTGTCCATCCTGTCTATCGGTTTGGTACTCGGTTTCGCATTCGTGGCAAACTATTCAGGACTGTCGTCCACATTGGCACTCGTCCTCGCCGCTACCGGTGCCGTGTTCCCGTTCTTCTCGCCGTTCCTCGGCTGGCTGGGCGTATTCCTGACCGGTTCGGACACTTCCGCAAACGCCTTATTCGGTTCTTTGCAGGCAAGTACGGCGCACCAAATCGGCGTTACCCCCGAATTGACCGTTGCCGCCAACACCACCGGCGGCGTAACCGGCAAAATGATCTCCCCTCAATCCATCGCCATCGCGTGTGCGGCGGTCGGTTTGGAAGGCAAAGAATCCAACCTGTTCCGCTTCACCGTAAAACACAGTTTGATTTTCTGTAGCTTTGTCGGCTTCCTGACCCTCCTGCAGG